The Heliangelus exortis chromosome Z, bHelExo1.hap1, whole genome shotgun sequence genomic sequence CAGCAGAACATCTATGTTGTTGATTTAGGCAGGTATGACACAGAGCAAGACTTGGCTTCAGGGCATGGACCTAAGCCTTCAGTAAAAGAAACTGGGCTGCCAATGAAATCCTGCTTTGTATCAACTTCCTGGCCCACTGGCTAGTTTTTGAGAATTTGGACCATTTAAATTGCTCTGTCTATTGTATAGTCCTCTGGCAAGTCCAAGCTGATAATGCTGACTGTACCAGGTCTGCAAACAGTACACGCCCTTCCTAACTCACTCCTGAACTGCAgtcctgtgctgctctgagccAAAATTCCAGCAGTCAGTCACACCCACAGGCACACAAAGACAAGAGTCTACTCTTTGTTTCAGTAATCAAGTGTCCTTTAAGGAATTATTAACTAGActgttgttttaaaattgtattgttacatctctttttttccttccctatcATAACTTTGAGCACTTCAGTTGCTTCAGCTTTCTATGCTGAAGAATAAAGATACAAGCAGCTCTCCAATTGTGTCCTTACTCTTTTGGCATTGGTTCAAAAGCCACAGGTCAGGtaaattcagtgaaaatgtaATTACCATCTCCATCAGgcaaacagcaaaagcagcaacGAGCTACCTGTGGAACAGACAACAGGAAAGGTAAGAGTCTGCGCTACAGTGAAGAACAACAGTTGGGGAAGGAAGGTCTGTTATGTTTGTATTACAGACACTAATTTAGAAAAAGTCTGGTTTGTATTTCCAACCAGCACAAAACTCAAATTAGAACTTGTGAAGTAGTTCAtaacagcagctcctgagcttTGGAAAATCCTGCTCAGTAAGATTTGGAGCAAATGACCCGTTCTTTTAAGAATTACTCTACATAactcaaggcaaaaaaaatgctgcaaatacTGCGAATACAAAATGGTGGAAAAGCTACAGTAAATCAGCTGTACATTAGTAGTTCAGAGGGTACTTACCTCTTCAGACTTGCACCtcagtgctttttaaataaaaattttctgtactgaaatgaaaattaagggAACTTTTAAAACCCTGTTGCATGGGTTGGAAATCAACTGCACACATATAAGTCAGAAATAGATTTATCTCTGCAAGCTTTTGCTGAAATAGAGCAAGAATGAGTACAAGCAGAATCAGTAAAAGCAGAAACTTGGTTTTACTGATTTAAATGAAGATTTATGGTTTTTTGACAgatagaaaaaggaaagctgaaagtGACACGTTGAGTGGCAGTATAAGTGGAAAAAGGGTGCTGACCACCCAATAAATACCCAAATTAATACACCAGAAAAGTAAGGGCATTTTCTGCACCAGACCACAGCACAAGTCAGTGCTTTCCTTAGTGCATTACCAACACCACTTGTTCTGTTAAAATCCTGTGGTTTGTGATCTGATGAAGACCATGCACTCTAATATGAAAACTCCCTTCCCCAATTATTACATCAATCAGCCTTTTTAGTATGAAAGTTAATTAACATATATTAGGTCACAGTGCACACTGCAATGTAATGAGGTAGTGGAGTTTCACTGAAGACTTTGTATTGTTCATGCTTAAGTAAGACAAACTGAAGTACAGCCCTACCCTGGAAATACTTTGCTTCTTGAGAGCTCAGAGCTGTCCATGAAGGGTAAAAGATACCTCTGGACAACCAAGACAATGCCAGCATCCCCTCTAACACATCTCTAAAACCCTCACAGCATCACAAATGCTATTGTACTATTGCAAGACTGACTCTGGTGGCATCTGATTAACTGACAAGTGGCAAAAACTACGCAGAAATACTTTCTGAAGTTCCAGTATGACTAGGAACCAGCAGCATGGGTGTTACTGATTAGTCAAATCACTACACCTGAATGCTTGAAGGGTATAAGAATGCAGTGTAAAAACACATCTGGGGTGCACCAGTTTGGCTGGGACACCTCATGCACATCAATTTATCCTTGTAATTCTACACTTCGAGCTAGCCTCTCTCTTTGGTCAACATGGGCCAGatttaaggctttttttaaCAACCCTGAAAATCAGACAGTAAGCCTTTAAGATAAAGTTGTAAAATCTTAGAAGACCAGGTTGTAAGAGACATCAAGGATCATCTAGTCTAATCTTCCTTGGCAAAAGCATGGTCTAGACaagatggcccagcaccctgtccagcTGCATCTTAAAAGTGTTTGAGAACCCACTACTTACCTAGGGAGATTACTCCAGTGGCTGATTGTTCTCACTATGAAAGCTTTCCTCCCCATGTCCAACTGCAGTCTCCCCAGGAGACATCTGTACCCATCACCACTCATCTTTTacatgtgactccttgtaaaaagggagtctcGATCTTCCTTGTGGCCAACCTTAAACTACTGACCATAGCAATAAAGTTTCCTCTAAGCTTtgctttctccaggctgaacaaacccattTCTCTCAGCCCTTCCTTGTACAGCAAGCTGGCCCGTCCTTTGATCACCTTTGTGGTCCTTCTCCGGACCCCCTCCACGCTACCCACATCTTTTTTGTATAGCggggaaaaaaactgaacaGTGTTATAGGTGTGGGCTGACAAATGCTGATCAGAatgggatgatgacttctttatGTCTGCTGGTGATGCCTTTGTTGATGCAGCTGTAGAATCCCAAAACAAATGtttgtctcaaaagagcagCCCTGACAAAGTGGACACTGTGCTtgggtggaggcctcattcgATAGCCATCTGGGGtctgttctctcaaggagagaccctcatttgggtaacaaccctgataaacagggccctattctcacaggagcagcccctcctttagtggctATCCTGATAAGCTGAATACTGGCCTGgaaggggagctctgtttgatggccaccctgacCCTGACAGGAGGACAGTTCCTATttgataagggacaggggcaggagAGCCCTgtggaggcagagtgacatcttgcGTGTGCCCTGGGTAAGGCCACTGGAGAGggcacatgcacagaaataagggttattgctgtgtcattccatctggaggggcccaagtgaacacctggctgtgCAAGATATGCCAGAACCCCCCTGAAAAGGTGGGGTCAGAaggcataaaagaggcacacttgAAATGCTGGATGTGTGCCCACCATCCCacttctttatctctctctctctctctctctgtgtgtgtctctaaccttctctggacacatgagggtaacatagtttctaactttgttaagttttactccctgttgctttgttaagttttgttagttgtaacctgttctTTTGACCACTTCCTgaagttttgctaaattgtaacccattgctttgaaagtattGTCACTTATAATTCTGCTACTTGTAAtctcacatgctttataatcttactcacttttaagtaaagttgtgtttttatacagacctcctgggtaataaccTTGCTCCTGAGTACTGCTCAGAGAATTCCTGAACTTAATGTCCCCGAATGGGTTGTTAAAGgagattaattagaggaggagaaggattggACCAAGCCgcacccaggctcctctctgagggaGTTTACAAAGCAGGGGGGTCCAGTCCGAATCTCCCTGGGTTGACCCCCACTCTGGGGAGCCCTACCCTTGCCCAGTCAGTGGGATGTAGAGACATGCCCACTCCGTGggatgtgatattttttttggCCCCTGCATCTGGGGATTCGTGATCACTCTGTGAGAGGTGACAGTGCTGTACCCAGCTTGTGGGGTACAAAGAAagccagcatcctgttggctttctttagtgctgcagcacactgtttaCTCATACTAAGTCTGTTCTCCAGCAGACCTCAGGTCTGTTTGTACACAGCTGCTCTCCCACCAGGTGGatccccagcctgtgctgcactCTTGCATTATGTTTTgccaggtgcaagaccttacACTTCTCTTTGTTGAACTTAATTAGGTTCTAGATAGCTCGCTCTTCCAGCTTGTCCAGGTTTTCCTGCAGGGTGGCTCTCCTTTCTAAAGGGTCCTCTTCTCCACCCAGTTTGGTATCATCATCAGACTTTATCAGAGTATACTTGGATCCCATCATCTAGATTACTTATAAAGATATATCTATCCATGAGGAACTTCACCTGTGACAAGTTGCCAGTTTGAAAAGAAGCTATTTACCACCAACCGCTGGGTGCAGCCTATCAGCTGGTCACCCACCCACTGCATGGACCACTCCTCTATACCATGATAGCTCAGTTTCTCACTCCAAATGAAAGTCCAACAGAAACACTGAATGGCAGTTTTTACCTGTGTATTCACAATTACAGGTTCTTACTGGGTTCATAAACTCTTGAAAAGCTAAAAAGATCGTTTTCTTTAGGACACTAAACCCCATTTTCATATCTCTTTCTACTACTATGCCAAGCCTCACTTACAGCACCAGCCTGAGCTCCCCTTGGGGTCACACTCCCACTCCGAAGCACGTGATGGGGTTCCCACAAACTTTTTAATCAGTTGCAATTAAATCCTTGCACACACAGAGTGATGAAATTAGCAATGCTGGCCCACACATAGCTGGGCCTTCACAAATCTCAGttgtctgcagcacagacacCAACAGATGCTTTGTACACCACAAACAACTGCAGCGCTACGTTCACACTCCTGGCCAGGAGACAAAGGCCCTTTGACATGGGGAAGGCAATCAGAGAGCAATTAGTTGCCCTTCACCagttatttctttatatttacaTTCAGCAGCTTTTGAAATCAATCAGCAGCTCTTTGAAATCAAACAGTCCAGAAATAATCCCGTCAGGACACACTGGGGCAGAAGAGGAGGACATTCCTGGTGAGGGGGACACATCCAGTGCCCACGCCACACCGGCTGTCCCCAACCTGTCACTACTCCAGCTGCAGGACATGCCAGGGCCCCTTGCCTTTGGCCAGGAGCTCCTGTGGCAAAGGATGATCAGTAGGTGAGAAGGGTGGCTGTTTTCTCTCCGGTTGCCCCCTCCTCAGAACAGGGAAGGAAGGTGCAGGTCATGGGTCCTGCCCAGATCTGCAGGCAGCCCAGGCTGTGTCTGAGTGCTCAGTGCTGAGCCATAGGGTGCTTGGTTCCTCACTGCTGGCATGGGCAACCTGTCCTGTCACACTGTGGAAGCTCCTCTGGCACTGACATGTTCACACAGTGAATAGTGACTTGCTTCCCCATGGCCAGCTACTGCAAACTCCAAGTGCCTCAGCAGATACTTCTGCATTTTGAATTCTCACAATCTGATTAAGGACTTGAAATATAGAAGTTAAAACTGCAGATGCAATTAACAGCAACTAGGAGAGAGCTAGGGATGCAAATTTGTCCTCCAAATACATGCATACGTTTGAAATGTGGCACTAGCAAACCTAAGTAGGTAACTATTGCTCAGTAAAAACCCCACTCATTTCCTAGGGTTACTGGGTGTTACCAGGGTAAGAAGGCTGATAAATAGGCAGGTGGGATGAAGAAACCTGTACTGCTGAAACAAGGACAAGAAatataaactgaaattaaattttaggcaaaaataaaggaagtaCTTAtgtgtggaaagaaaaatacgAGATAGAACTTGGGATCATAGCTGCTGTAAGAACAAAGACAGCCAGActaaaaatattcaagaaagCCTCCATTTTTGCTGATAGCTTCCAGAAgagttttcctttaaatgagACGACGTGAGTTTGTGTGGAACACAACATATTTGCAGGAAGTCCGCAGGATGTTAAATAAACTGCAAGAGcagcaaataatttcagtgcATAAGGATGCACCCACAGGATCAGCAAGAGCTGCAGAATGGTCAATGCAGACAAGTGTTTGAGTCCATACTCAGAAGCACATATCATGCATGCTACAAAAAACCCTTAGTTTTCACCTAATTACATATCATTTAACTGtgaaaacaacaagaaaaacacaCGAGAAAGTCTGGACAGAAATCCTGTGGGAGGAAACAAAAACTCACTTCAGTTTCAGGTGCTGCATATATTCCCCTCAGTGCCTCTGAGCTTGCACGTGTTGTTGAGGTCAAACTAGAAGCAAAACAAGGTAAGTGTCAGAACCCTCAGCAAAAGGTAAATGACTTTTCAACACCACAGTAAACATAAATTGCCTACTCCCGTGCCTAAGCTAAGCTTTTACCTGGATATAGCATCAAGCACTAAGCATGTAGAAAATTTTTTCTGCACAAGTATAAACAAGCCTATAGCCAACTGGCCAAATCTGAATCACAAGCTTCAAAGTAGGTCCCATTCTGACAGGTGAATTGATTTACCACTAGACAGCAGCAAACACCTAAGTGCTCCAATTTGCAATTCAGAAGAGATCTCCCCTGCTCTACAACCAATGCCTTCATCCTAGATCCACAGTCATCAATCTGTCTCACCACTTCTGTGAAGTCCTTGTCAGTGCCAGTTGTCTGTACCAGTTGCTGGAAATCACTTTCTTGCATGACTGTAGTTGTTTAAAGGGAATCATTTCTAGTTTTTTGTAATTACAAACGTGTACTCCTAACTTCGTGTTACTCACAGGGAGATGTGTGTTAATGCTTTGCTGTACAGGCTGAGCCTCAGTAAGCAATACTTCAACACATTCCCCTTGCAGGCCTTTTCTCTCCAGCTCCACGGCCCACCTCCCCTGCAGGCTACATGGAGGTTGTCTGCATTCCTGAAACACCTTCCTGAGGCACTGGAAATACCGTACTGATGTGAACTAGATCATTCATGTATTTCATATCAGAATTAAATGGAACACACATGCTTATTTGACAGTAGAAAAGCTCCTTGTTTTCACTTCAGAATTATGAAGCTTTCATATGTTAATTCTGAAGCAGACTGATTCTGAATCAGAAGCAGAACCTGTTCAAAAACCTGTAGCAGGCAGGCTGTGCTTTTGCTCCTCAGCCAGAACAAGAGATACACCACCTTTCAATCATCAGAAACTCCCACCCCTCCCTGTCCCAAAGCATGACTTAATTTGCTGATGTGAGCTGCAGCAACACAAGGTAAGCATCATAGCTATCTGGGCATAACCAGATATTTTCAGAGCACTAGCAAATCCTGATGGCAGTACTCTGCTCATCACTTGGACAAAGGAAGACCTAAACTCTCCCtaacagttttgtttgtttttaagacaCTCAAGGAATAGTCATAGTCTCTGCCAAGAGGCTACAGAAGTTCTGATAGTTTGTTTAGATGGACATAactacagaatttttctttcagaaacagtAAATACAGAATCAAAGCACCATGGCCAGACGGAAATTTTTCACCTCCACCTTCAGATGTAAATAGCTCTAATaggttttaacaaaaaatatttatttcagaagttgTATTAGCTTGTTGAATATTTTTGGCTAAAACATCTAACCAATCTGAAACAGAGGAGAATATGAACCTTCCAGCTCAGTTCTATTTTACTTCTCTGCAGTATTTTGTCTGAATGAGGCCTGCTGTAAGCCTTTACCTAGTTGGACAGAGACATTGCATTTACAGTGAGATAAATGTAACTGCAAACTCCTAGACTTACCAAGAATATAAAATGCAGCCAAACAAAATGGTAGTACCCAGGCCAGTGACCAGGTTTTCATCTCTGTGCAGGCCTTGACTAAATTCAGGTACACAGATTGTGATATTCTGATTGTTTTCATCCAGGacttcacaaaacaaaacaaaaagaagagtTAGGAAAGCTCATTACACTGCATTTTGAGGAAGTGTTCAGACTGAAGgttttcagtgaaatatttttattacttcagaCACTGGATAGGTACATCTCAGTTGTTTCCATATAGTTGTTTCTATACTTCTTAAAAAACcattttataaaaatctgtaaatctGACCTGGCAGATTCTATATTTCAGGCAAACCAAATGTAGGGGACTGCGTCTAACTGGCACAGACAATCAAGAAAAATGCATGTCTGGTAagccaagaaataaaattttgaaattttattaacACTTCTCCCAAGACCACAGAGCCATATAAGATTACATATAAGGTAGTACAGATCCAAGACCATACATTCTTTTGATGGCAGAGAAGCCTTGAGGACTCTATGAAATTCATCCTCAGTGAAAGTAGCTGGTGTGTAGCTGCCTCATTCTCAGACTGGTATACATAATTAGAATAGATACACCAGTTATAGGGAAGATTTTACCTTAACATCTAAGAAAACACTACTTCTAGGTCCCTGAAATTAAACCAATTTAGTCCTTGATGCCAAGCTGCATCTGTCTTTTGGTGCCTATGGGGAGCCAAGGCATGGCAGAGTAGTCCACAGCATGACTATAGAGCAAGATTATAGCTGCACCTTATGGCAAATCAAAGAGCTTTTTGAGACAATGCTGTTTAAGGCAAATTGTGTTTccacctcctctttccttccagcAGCCATACTGCACCCCCATAGGCACAGCACAACTGTTTGTaggggcagagggaaaaatgCAGTAAAGGCTACACCcaggttaaaaataaactgagtCCTCTGACTTGGTGAGGAAGAACTTTGCACTTCCCCAGTTAATGCTGTTTGAACTATTCAACACTAAAAGTTGAGCAATAACaaagaagggtttttttattactactAGTTGGAACCAGAATAGCCCTCTTTAAGTGAACAGATTGCTGATGGTTACCTGAGAAAAGGAAACACTTTGAGGTATTACTGTTTAGGTCTTGCTGGGTTTTTGTAGCATAAAGAACTTAAAACACTGGTGAGTTCCCTGCATCTGGCTTGCAATGCCACTGCTTAGAAGGCAACTAGAGTATAGGAAATCTGTTGAAGAACAGCATCATCTCAAATAACTGCAACATAACTCCAAGTCCTTTCTCAGAATGTTGTCTcttaaaatgaaagatgaatGGTACTCAAGTTTTGCTTCATTAGCAGTCCAGAGCTAAGGCTATCTAGCATTCCAATTCAAGGAAAAATTAGTTTATTATCCACTCTGACGGCCAGAACCTACTAATAGGTGGTGGACCTAGTAAACTGTTAGATGGAATGGACCCCCCAGCTTCTTTATATGGCATCAAGACCCATTTGTTCCAACTCCTTTCCCATTATGTCACCAAACAGATTAGGTACTTAGTCACATGTTGCTGTATGAGGACATGCACTTGCCACAGGAGGAATGGGCTTACAAGACTCTGGGAAATTTGTCCATAGGAAACAGGCTGGAACTGCCCTGGTGCAACAGATACAAGGTAAGGTAACCTCCCCCAGACCAAAGCATTTAAGGAACACGGAAAGTGCCAATTACACTTGCATAATTGCAAACTCTCTGCCAgacagttgggtttttttttttttagtttttgccattttttctgCATAAGGTAGGAAAGATCAAATCTAGAATTCCTATGTCCCTGAATTTGTTAATTCCAGTTTActgaatttttgcttttaatatatGGCAGATCTCAAAGCATTTACATAAAGCATTACACAACTTACTAGTTTCTGGTGGCTTGCTGGAGAGAGCTGAGAAAGTGAGGTACATGACGTAGCAGCTGATAACTCCTGACTGCAGCAAACCAGAATGGGGCTGGCCTTTACAAGAAAGTGGAAAATATGTGATTTTTGCAGACAAATTaacaagctgaaaaagaaatttgtaTCCTTTAAAGAACTGCACACTAGCATCTTTCAGAAGAGTatcttttgtgttttatttaaagcatttcCTAAGTCTAGAGGCTGTTCAGATAAACTTCCTGTGGCATGTAAAGGGAAAAGAGTCCATTCTTTAGTTCTTGCCATTTTAGAAAGGCATTTAAAGATTTccttataagaaaaaaatcacccacCACTCTTTCCTAAAGCACcagctttcacagaatcacagaataaccttggttggaaaagaccttcaagatcattgaatccaaccattaacctaacactagCAAGTCCTCaactaagccatatccctaaaTACTGTGTCTGAAGCCTTCCAAAAGCTATCAACAAGCTGCCATGGTGGTTTTACTCGCCTGTAAAATTTGTGTTGGAGTCACTCAAATTACTATGTCCAGGTCCAATGCATGCAAGATGCTAACAGCACACATAAAATACACTGAAGCATGAAGTACAGCTGTTAACTATGCGAGCCCCAAACTTTACAGGTGGTAAACCACAAGCAAGTCAAAAGTGAACCACAGTGAGTAAGTCTGACAGCTGCTACCTCACCTTCTGCCACTGCAAGAATTGTGTAAGCTCCACACACATTaccagccaccagcagcacacaAGGTACCTTTACAGTATGTCTGCCTGATGGCACATCCAAAATTTCACACACCTTTGTAGCTTTAGATGCTGAGATGATGACCAGCAACAGCACTTCACAGTGTACACAAAGGGAGAGGGGCAAGAGCAGCACTAATTCTGAATTCTCATGACTGTTCCTGCCCAGAACATGGCTCATGCCTTCAGGACACAACTGTAAGAAGCACCAGAAACCCAGGAAAAGAGGTTGGCAGACTCACGATTCTGGACACAGGGTGATATGGCCACCAGTGACACGAAGAGGCACAGGCCACCATTGACACCAATCAGGACCTTGTTGTACATACAGCCCTCTGAACGTGTGTAGAAAAGAGCCATGAGGACTAGGGCTGCCACAGCAATGGAGTACAAGATGAGGGTGACCAGGGCAAGCAAACCGTTCCACATCTGCTTGTGATTCGCACCTGCAGTCCTGGGAAGAGAGacaagcacttttttttttgtctcctttcctcccctcgCCCCAGAAATAGCACTAATAGCTAAACAGTTCATATCCTCAAACACAAAAGAGACTGCTTACTTTCCTGAAGCATGTGTACATTACTACACCAACGCAGGTCCTGCAAGGTTCCTCCCATGAAACAGAGGAAACATTCCTCAGCATTAATGTTTATCCTCTGTATTATGATGCCCAGCTGCTTCTGTAATTACAGCCCAGTGTGAATCCCAGATCTTCCAGTCTCTGGGATCAGCCTGTCAGTACATCTCAGCTTGATACTTTGGGGATCTCCTCATGGGGAACTCTCCCAGGCTCAGCTTGCAAGTGGTGCTCCTCACACAAGGACAGCAGAGGCACACTGAGTATGCTAACTGGATAGGATATGGTCATGCTAACTATATGATAGGACTCCAAAAgttttcagaagaagaaatgagaCAGAAAGGGTGGAGGGTGAGGCAAGAGTTTCTATATATATGTAGGAGGAcaattatgttttttaaatcaatgaCAGGATAAGATAAGATAATAGCAAATACACTTAAAACAGTAATTAAGTCAATGCCAAAATGGGATATATGTGTGTTGATGATGAAATCTTGCATGTTTAGATGGAAGTGAAGAAACTGACAGGAAAGTAGTAGCTCTCATATagagaaaatcaaaataattttatatgtattaagctgacaaacaaaaaagcaggatTTACCATTTTATATCACTGCATATAGTTTCACTGTTACATTTTGCAAATTCAGCTTTATTCTCCTGCATCATTTGCAAATAAACCTctagaacatttattttcatataaaacacaaaacaactcTAAGAGGTGTTTGCATTTCAACATAATACTACTTACTGTAAGCCAAGCAATTCAGGTTAAGAATAAATCAGCAGAGTAGAAGTgaataaagaagaaacatcTCTGCTGAGAAGGAGAAAGTAGAAGCAAAGATGAACAGGTCTAAATATTGACATTAAAGTGtcttctttcagaaattatatCCATGCTACTCTAAATTCTTTGTTATGAGAAATTCATTGTTCAGAATTTTATGTAAATAACTACTTGCCCAACACATAccaatttttattccatttgtgTGCAAATTCAACAAGCAGGATGAGCTGAATGGCAATGAAAAGGAAGCCTCCTGTGGCTCCTACGTAGCGCCAGGCtgcaaggcagagagaaagaaaataggtCAAACTGCAGTAGCCTTTCCCTTGAGATAAAATAGAATTACTCTCTATGAGGTGAAGCCATTATGTGGTTTGAGTATCTCAGTCTCACAGGACATAGCAGGAGGTGAGAGAATTCAGCTGAAAGGCCACCTCAGCTAACTCAAGATTAGCTCCCTGCTTAAATCCAGTTGCAACTTGCTATACTTTCAAAATAAGAATGTTAGGACTGGGTGTTTCCTTAACCTAGAGAATTTTGGTGGAGACTATGAGTTACTATATTCAGACAGAAAGTATTGAAACCTTTATTTATGGCTggtgggagggaggtggtgTGAAAGTATTTCATAGCAATCTAACCTTGGAACTGAAAAGTACTGGAATCCAGTAGTAAAAAGGGCAATTTCTTCCCTTCCAGATTCCACTACCACAGAAAAACAAGGGTGGAGCTTACCTATTTACAAATGCTGTCCTGAACCACTCCCAAAGAGAGATGGGAACACCTGCTATTCACCAGCTAGTTTTAAGACaggtttgttgtgtttgtttttttttttttttatttgactaCTTAACCATTGACCTACATATAGTATATTTGGGTAGCTGTCTGTATACTTGGGACAACAGATCTCTTATGTGCACATCAGAAGTTTCTGAGGAAATACAGATACCTATGTAAAAGTTTAGTTGCACATACAGttgtgctgctgtgcagtgcATAGCCTGTAAGTGACTCCAGATGTGCTGcttatttcagaaatgtattaGCAAAGTTCAGAAATATTCTAGtattgtattttccttttaaaaaagcttgTATCAGTTAAGTGGAAGAACACAACAGTCAGAGCATGTTACCATAAAGAAAGTAATGCAGATATTGATTCTTTTTCTTACTGTATCATAAACTCATCATttgaaagcaagcaaaaattTCTGGGTTTGCTTAATGTATTATATGCAC encodes the following:
- the SERINC5 gene encoding serine incorporator 5 isoform X1 translates to MGLPTVFIPFYKEMCKGIQAGEMCEKLVGYSAVYKVCFGMACFFFLFFLLTIKINSSKSCRAYIHNGFWLIKLILLAAMCSGAFFIPDQDTFLNAWRYVGATGGFLFIAIQLILLVEFAHKWNKNWTAGANHKQMWNGLLALVTLILYSIAVAALVLMALFYTRSEGCMYNKVLIGVNGGLCLFVSLVAISPCVQNRQPHSGLLQSGVISCYVMYLTFSALSSKPPETILDENNQNITICVPEFSQGLHRDENLVTGLGTTILFGCILYSCLTSTTRASSEALRGIYAAPETEVARCCFCCLPDGDADAEGHVEKRGGQTVIYDEKKGTVYSYAYFHFVFFLASLYVMMTVTHWFHYESAEIEKFFTGTWSIFWIKMVSCWVCVCLYLWTLIAPLCCPTREFSV